CCTGTCATTAAGCTTGCATACGGTGAGACTTTAAAATTACGTGTGTATCCTTGGTATAATGGAGAAGCTTCAGGAAAAACCATTTGCCTTGCAGATGTAAAAATACATGGCGTAGCTACTCCTACACTTTCCACAGAAAAGCCATTAGAGAATCGATTAAAATGGATAGTGCAGAATGATATTATTAAAATAAAAAATGCACCTGTAAATAGTATAGTGGCGATCTATGACTTAACTGGAAGATTAATATACAAATCATCGAATAATAGAGATGAAGAATTATTAATCATTAAATCACCAACTACCAAAGGGATTTATATTGGTAAAGTAGAATCTCAAGAAGGTGTACAAACAACAAAGTTTTTTGTGCCCTAAAAAATCATAATGAACCGGCTATTTTATGCCGGTTTTTTTATTATTTATTTAGAATGATGCTTTTTAGTAAATATGACTCAATTCTAACGTCATCTTATTTCTTAAAAGATGATCATGTTTTGAAAAAAGTACTGCCAGCCTTTGGTGGTTACTTGCAATGCTACTTATGCTAATGTAACAGGAGACGTACCAGTTATTAACGTTGTTCTTATAAGTCATTAACTGTAATATTTTGACTTCATTAATAAATATTACGACTTTTCAAAAGCAAATAATTAGACTGTACTAAAATTTTAACAATAAAAGTAGTAATTTACTTTGCGTAATCGATTGCAATTTATATATTTGATGATATTATTCATTTAACAATGTTTATTTGTTAAATGAGAAAAACAATTATTAATTACAACTAAACCACAAACTATGAGACAAAAATTTTTACTATTAACTTTTTTAGCTTTCTTTTCGATGCAACTGAAAGCGCAAACCTACGACATCGTAGTTGCTCAGGATGGATCCGGGAACTACACGTCTATTCAAGCAGCTTTTGATGCGGTACCAGCTGGTACTCCAACGACTATTTATGTAAAACAAGGTCTTTATGACCAAGAGAAGTTAATTATCCCTGCTGATAAAACGAATATTACGTTAATCGGGGAAAGTAGGACAGGAACCATTATTTCTTACGATATCTATAATTGTAACGATGGAGGTGATGGTATGTGCCCAGATAACAAAGTGGCACTTTGGGACAGCAATAGCGATTTGGTAAGGACTGCTGCGACACTAACAATTAAGGCGAATGATTTTAGGGCCGAAAACATAACAATTCAGAATACTGCAGGCCCGGTTGGTCAAGCCCAGGCCATTACGCTTCAGGCGGATCGCAATGTGTTTGTTAATTGCGATATCAAAGGATATCAGGATACCGTATACTTTTGGATGGCAGAAACATCTCGAGCTTATTTTGACTCCTGTATGATTTTGGGCCGTACAGATTATATTTATGGACGAGGTGTAGGCTTTTTTAACGAATGCGAAATTAGAAGTTATGGTGGCGCATGGATAACAGCGCCTGCAACTACAGAATCCCAAGACTATGGCTTTGTGTTTTATAAGTGTGATTTAACATACCAACCAAATAGCCCTAGAAGCGGAGATGATGGCGCGTTGATAAAATTCGGACGTCCATGGCACGAATACCCTAAAGTATCTTGGTTATACTGTACCATGCCAGCAGAAATTGATCCTTTAGGTTGGGGAGATAAATGGAATATGGCTTATTCCGATACAGATACAAGACTTCATTTGTATGAGTGGATGAATACCGGTCCAGGAGCAGACATGAGCGGTAGAGCTGATTGGGCTGGCTTAAGAGCCATGGCAAATCAAGCCGAAGCTGATTTATATGAGCCGGAAATAGTATTGGCAGGATCTGATAACTGGAATCCTACAGCTGTATCTACTACTATTAATGCATACGCTACCATAGAAGCAGAAAGCTATACCAGCCAGTCTGGCATAGCCACAGAACCTTCAGGAGAAGGTGGTGAAAATGTAGGCTTTATTCAGAATGGTGATTGGATAGCTTTTTCTAATGTAGATTTTGGCAGTATTGGAGCGGCAAGCTTTTCTGCTAGGGCGGCTACGACGGCTTCCGGTACCATCAAAATAATGTTGGACGGTGTATCTGGCACTCAAGTGGGAACTTGCTCCATAACGAACACTGGGGGCTGGCAAACGTATGCCAATTTCACTAGCAGTGTAAGTAGTGTATCAGGCATACATGACGTATATCTTGTTTTTGAAGGAGGTAGCGGTTATTTGTTCAATCTGAACTATTTTAGCTTCACGGAAGCTGCCGCAGCTGCGTCACTCATCAAGCATGGTGCTGGCTCTTCAAGCCAGACAGTAGGAATAAATGAAAATATTGTTGATTTTTATTATAATTGGACAAATGCCACAACGGTAAATGTGACAGGAGTTCCTTCTGGAATCAATGTTAACATCGATAATACAAACAAGGCTGTCTCTTTTAGTGGTGCTCCTACCGTTAGCGGTACTTTTAATTATAGTATTACCACCGTTGGAGGATCACCCAATGCTACCAAATCAGGAACTTTTACAGTAAATGCAGCCACAGCCACAGCTCCGGCATTCCCTGGAGCTGAAGGGTTTGGTCGTTACACTACAGGAGGTAGAGGCGGTCAGGTTATTTACGTTACCAACTTGAACGATTCTGGTGCAGGAAGCTTGAGAGCGGCCGTCAGCGCTAGTGGCCCAAGAATTGTGATGTTCAAAGTATCAGGTGTCATTGCACTTCAATCCGATTTAAAGATTACCAACGGCGACATTACTATTGCTGGTCAAACAGCACCAGGGGATGGAATTTGTTTAAAGAATTATTCGTTATATGTAAGCGCAAGCAATGTTATCATCAGGTATATCCGTTCGCGCATGGGTGATGAGGCTGGTAACCAGAACGATGCCATGTGGGGAAGGAATCAATCCAATATTATTCTTGATCATTGCTCTTTGAGCTGGTCTATTGATGAAACCGGATCATTTTATGACAATTCTAATTTTACCATGCAGTGGTGTATCGTGTCAGAGAGCTTAAAAAACTCCGTGCATGATAAAGGCGCCCACGGCTATGGCGGCGTTTGGGGAGGACAAAAAGCTAGTTTCCACCACAACCTTCTTGCCCATCATGATAGTAGAAACCCTAGATTATTAGGAGCCAAGTTTACCAATGAACCAGAAGCGGTATTGCTTGATTACAGGAATAATGTGGTTTACAATTGGGGGTCAAATAGCACGTATGGAGGTGAAGGAGGCAGTTTCAATCTTGTCAATAATTATTACAAACCAGGGCCGGCTACCAAATCAGGGGTAAGTACAAGAATTTTTTCGCCAAACCCACAAGCTGCCGGAGCAGCATTGCCTGAAGGCACATGGGGAATGTTTTACATTAATGGAAACTACATGAATGGAAGTGCCACTGTAACCAATGATAACTGGTCTGGGGTTTTTCCAAATCCTTCAACCAAAGACAAAGAGGAATTGAAATCAACCTCGGTCTATACTTTTGGGGATATTACGACACATTCAGCAACGGATGCATTCACTCAGGTTTTAGCACATGCAGGTGCAAGTTTAAGTCGTGATGCAATCGATACGCGAATTGTAACAGAAACTCAAAACGGTACTTACACCCATACAGGATCAAACGGAAGTACAAACGGCATCATTGATAGTCAGGGTGATGTAGGAGGATGGCCAACATATAGCTCAACCGTAGCGCCATCCGATTCAGATGGTGATGGCATGCCCAATCAGTGGGAGTTGGACCATGGTTTGAATATGAACGATGCAGCTGATGGTGTAGCATACACCCTGAATTCGATTTATACTAATGTAGAAATCTATTTGAATAGTTTAGTAGTTGCCATTACCAGCAATCAGAACCAAAATGGAGCTCCCAACTATACAGATCCTGATGGTGGTGCGGCTACCCTTGGGAAACGTGGTGCAGGGTCGTCCATCCAAACAGTGGATGTGAATACTGCCATCGCTGATTTCTATTATACTTGGACAAATGCCACTTCTGCTACGGCATCAGGTTTACCTACAGGAGTGAATGCAATAGTGGATCAAACAGCTCAGACTATTTCCATAAGTGGGACTCCTACAGTAGCAGGCACATTCAATTTTACAGTAACCACGGTAGGAGGTTCTACGAATGCTTCTCTTTCTGGCAAAATTACAGTAAATGCTACCAGTGCTACTACCTATTATCAAATACAAAATCGAGGAACAGGTTTAGTGATGGACGGTTATGGTAGAACAGGTAATGGTGATGCCTGTAGTCAATACGCCAATTCTACGACACATGATAATTCATATTGGGAAATGGTAGATGTTGGTAGTGGTTATGTACAGTTTGTAAATCGTGGCACAGGGATGATTCTTGATGGCATGGGAAGGACTGCTAATGGATCTGATTGTGGACAGTGGGCTAATACAACTAGTAATAATTCACATTGGTCTGTGCAACAATATAGCGGGGATTATTACAGAATTCAAAACCGTGCTACAGGATTGTTTTTAGATGGCATGGGAAGGACTGCTAACGGATCAAATGTCGGACAATATGCAAATACTACTCATGTAAATGCACAGTGGCTTTTAGTGAGCGACCCAGCCAATGCTAGTAAAGCAGCTTCATCTAAAAATACCCTTGGCTTAACTGTTAATGATGTTAAGGCTGAAGTGAAAATATATCCAGTGCCATTTAAAAATGAATTTTATATAGATTTAGCTAAGGCAGGGAAGGTTAAGCAAATTTCGGTATTCAATATGCTTGGACAACAAATCCATTTAATAAACGGAAACGAGATTAGAAATCAAATCGCAAAAGTGACTGTTAACACTGGTGCAGGTATGTTTGCAATTAAAATAATTACAGAAAATGGTGTTATAAATAAAACCATAGTTAAAGAATAAGTCTTTTTATATGAAGCCCTCTCAGAAACCTAGTTTCTGAGAGGGTTTTTTAATAGGATATTTCTAAAAATTATATTACAGCCAGCCACTTGAAGCTGTAAAAGAGAAGCCTCAAAATTTGATAGACAAAAAATATGAATGTTCAAAAAGAATTTTTAACTTTATATACTATTCCTAAAATAATTTAAATACGATAGACTTATGCATATTATGTATAAGTACTAACACTAAATAGTAGTGTCTTTTAATTATTATTTTAAGCTTAATTACAGCTATGAAAATCGCTATGGACAAGAAGTTTACTTATAATTTTTAAATAACTGAACACTTAAGAAAATAAAGTTTAGTGAAGTAAACCCCAATGAAGATAAATAATTCCAAATAACCTAAAAAAACAAATAATTATCTACTTATGAAAAAACTTTTATTATTAACCATTCCTCTGTTTTTTTGTGCTTTTTTAAACAAAGAAAAAGCAAATGATTTAGCGGTCGA
This genomic window from Mariniflexile sp. TRM1-10 contains:
- a CDS encoding pectinesterase family protein, giving the protein MRQKFLLLTFLAFFSMQLKAQTYDIVVAQDGSGNYTSIQAAFDAVPAGTPTTIYVKQGLYDQEKLIIPADKTNITLIGESRTGTIISYDIYNCNDGGDGMCPDNKVALWDSNSDLVRTAATLTIKANDFRAENITIQNTAGPVGQAQAITLQADRNVFVNCDIKGYQDTVYFWMAETSRAYFDSCMILGRTDYIYGRGVGFFNECEIRSYGGAWITAPATTESQDYGFVFYKCDLTYQPNSPRSGDDGALIKFGRPWHEYPKVSWLYCTMPAEIDPLGWGDKWNMAYSDTDTRLHLYEWMNTGPGADMSGRADWAGLRAMANQAEADLYEPEIVLAGSDNWNPTAVSTTINAYATIEAESYTSQSGIATEPSGEGGENVGFIQNGDWIAFSNVDFGSIGAASFSARAATTASGTIKIMLDGVSGTQVGTCSITNTGGWQTYANFTSSVSSVSGIHDVYLVFEGGSGYLFNLNYFSFTEAAAAASLIKHGAGSSSQTVGINENIVDFYYNWTNATTVNVTGVPSGINVNIDNTNKAVSFSGAPTVSGTFNYSITTVGGSPNATKSGTFTVNAATATAPAFPGAEGFGRYTTGGRGGQVIYVTNLNDSGAGSLRAAVSASGPRIVMFKVSGVIALQSDLKITNGDITIAGQTAPGDGICLKNYSLYVSASNVIIRYIRSRMGDEAGNQNDAMWGRNQSNIILDHCSLSWSIDETGSFYDNSNFTMQWCIVSESLKNSVHDKGAHGYGGVWGGQKASFHHNLLAHHDSRNPRLLGAKFTNEPEAVLLDYRNNVVYNWGSNSTYGGEGGSFNLVNNYYKPGPATKSGVSTRIFSPNPQAAGAALPEGTWGMFYINGNYMNGSATVTNDNWSGVFPNPSTKDKEELKSTSVYTFGDITTHSATDAFTQVLAHAGASLSRDAIDTRIVTETQNGTYTHTGSNGSTNGIIDSQGDVGGWPTYSSTVAPSDSDGDGMPNQWELDHGLNMNDAADGVAYTLNSIYTNVEIYLNSLVVAITSNQNQNGAPNYTDPDGGAATLGKRGAGSSIQTVDVNTAIADFYYTWTNATSATASGLPTGVNAIVDQTAQTISISGTPTVAGTFNFTVTTVGGSTNASLSGKITVNATSATTYYQIQNRGTGLVMDGYGRTGNGDACSQYANSTTHDNSYWEMVDVGSGYVQFVNRGTGMILDGMGRTANGSDCGQWANTTSNNSHWSVQQYSGDYYRIQNRATGLFLDGMGRTANGSNVGQYANTTHVNAQWLLVSDPANASKAASSKNTLGLTVNDVKAEVKIYPVPFKNEFYIDLAKAGKVKQISVFNMLGQQIHLINGNEIRNQIAKVTVNTGAGMFAIKIITENGVINKTIVKE